A genomic segment from Alistipes senegalensis JC50 encodes:
- a CDS encoding diacylglycerol/lipid kinase family protein codes for MAANPETWFVIVNPVAGGGRGLDHFPQISKHLRDAHILCEPVFTEHKFHATELTVWAVREGYRRIIVVGGDGTLHEVVNGLFIQQEVCPSDVLLAVVAVGTGNDWVRTFGISNRYQDAAKAISEGYSFLQDVGVVSYEEAHYRQSRYMANVAGAGFDAHVVRKLSHLKKKGHKSRWRYTWCLVRSFFRYKSTGVKVWVDDRLVYNNLLLSAAVGICKFNGGGIQQLPEAVADDGMLDLSLIRPVHFWHLLFRFHYLFNGGIYRIRHILQERGSRIRIESSPEVSVEIDGEPLGHTPLEFSVLHQAVRIVVGREFYERATLGETCG; via the coding sequence GTGGCAGCCAATCCCGAAACCTGGTTCGTCATCGTCAACCCCGTGGCCGGAGGCGGCCGCGGGCTCGACCACTTTCCGCAGATCTCGAAGCATCTGCGCGACGCGCACATCCTCTGCGAACCGGTCTTCACGGAGCACAAGTTCCACGCTACGGAACTCACCGTGTGGGCCGTGCGCGAGGGCTACCGCCGCATCATCGTCGTGGGCGGCGACGGCACGCTGCACGAGGTGGTGAACGGGCTGTTCATCCAGCAGGAGGTGTGTCCCAGCGACGTGCTGCTGGCCGTGGTGGCCGTGGGCACGGGCAACGACTGGGTCCGCACGTTCGGCATCTCGAACCGCTATCAGGATGCCGCGAAGGCCATCAGCGAGGGGTATTCGTTCCTGCAGGATGTCGGGGTGGTCTCCTACGAGGAGGCGCACTACCGCCAGAGCCGCTACATGGCCAATGTCGCCGGGGCCGGATTCGACGCCCACGTCGTGCGCAAGCTCTCGCACCTGAAAAAGAAGGGGCACAAGAGCCGCTGGCGTTATACGTGGTGTCTGGTGAGGAGTTTCTTCCGCTACAAATCCACGGGCGTCAAGGTCTGGGTCGATGACCGGCTGGTCTACAACAATCTGCTGTTGTCGGCGGCCGTCGGCATCTGCAAGTTCAACGGCGGCGGCATCCAGCAGCTGCCCGAGGCGGTCGCCGACGACGGCATGCTGGACCTTTCGCTGATCCGCCCGGTGCATTTCTGGCACCTGCTGTTCCGCTTCCACTACCTCTTCAACGGGGGCATCTACCGCATCCGCCACATCTTGCAGGAGCGCGGCAGCCGCATCCGCATCGAGTCTTCGCCCGAGGTGTCGGTGGAGATCGACGGCGAGCCGCTGGGACATACGCCCCTGGAATTTTCGGTGCTCCATCAGGCCGTCCGGATCGTCGTGGGGCGCGAGTTTTATGAGAGGGCTACCCTCGGGGAAACTTGCGGATAG
- a CDS encoding aminoacyl-histidine dipeptidase: MDKNLAALKPALVWKHFAEIVRIPRPSHHEEKIRKYILDFARAQGLECKEDSAHNVYVSKPASKGMENRKGVILQAHLDMVPQKNNDKQFDFTKDPIDAYVDGEWVTADGTTLGADNGIGAAAILAVLEDKTLKHGPLEALFTATEETGMDGAFGLKKGLLKGDILLNLDSEEEGELYVGCAGGLDSNIAFKYKAEPTPARNYTAAKISVKGLKGGHSGIQIICQRANANKVLFRFLNAAPCDVLLASVDGGGLRNAIPREAEAVVLVRTKEYDGLVKALKAYEKVVKAEYAGIEDAVSVKVKEVEKPAEMLPKEVSANLIKAVVACPDGVQRMSMAMPGLVQTSTNLARVVSDGKTVKLQCLLRSSVGTEKEALGEAIAAVFALAGAKTELTGSYDGWNPDMESPILKAMTASYEALYGKKPAVTAIHAGLECGIIGSKYPKMDMISFGPTICYPHSPDEKVEIASVGKFYDFLVDTLRNIPEK, from the coding sequence ATGGACAAGAATTTGGCTGCGCTGAAACCGGCGCTCGTCTGGAAACATTTCGCGGAGATCGTCCGCATTCCGCGTCCCTCGCACCACGAGGAGAAGATCCGCAAATACATCCTCGATTTCGCCCGCGCGCAGGGCCTCGAATGCAAGGAGGATTCGGCGCACAACGTCTATGTCTCGAAACCCGCCTCGAAAGGCATGGAGAACCGCAAGGGCGTGATCTTACAGGCGCACCTCGACATGGTGCCGCAGAAGAACAACGACAAGCAGTTCGACTTCACGAAGGACCCCATCGACGCCTATGTCGATGGCGAGTGGGTGACGGCCGACGGCACGACGTTGGGCGCCGACAACGGCATCGGCGCGGCGGCGATCCTCGCGGTGCTGGAGGACAAGACGTTGAAGCACGGCCCGCTGGAGGCGCTCTTCACGGCCACCGAGGAGACCGGCATGGACGGCGCTTTCGGACTGAAAAAAGGGCTTCTCAAAGGCGACATCCTGCTGAACCTCGATTCCGAGGAGGAAGGCGAGCTCTACGTGGGCTGCGCCGGAGGTCTCGACTCCAACATTGCCTTTAAGTATAAGGCCGAGCCGACGCCCGCCCGCAATTACACGGCGGCGAAAATCTCCGTCAAGGGGCTCAAGGGCGGCCACTCGGGCATCCAGATCATCTGCCAGCGCGCCAACGCCAACAAGGTGTTGTTCCGCTTCCTGAACGCTGCGCCGTGCGACGTGCTGCTGGCGTCGGTGGACGGCGGCGGCCTCCGGAACGCCATTCCGCGCGAGGCCGAGGCCGTGGTGCTGGTCCGTACCAAGGAGTACGACGGGCTCGTCAAGGCGCTGAAAGCCTATGAAAAGGTCGTCAAGGCGGAGTATGCCGGCATCGAGGATGCCGTGTCGGTCAAGGTCAAAGAGGTCGAGAAACCCGCCGAGATGCTTCCGAAGGAGGTTTCCGCGAATCTGATCAAGGCCGTGGTCGCCTGCCCCGACGGGGTGCAGAGGATGTCGATGGCGATGCCCGGACTGGTGCAGACCTCGACGAACCTCGCGCGCGTGGTCTCGGACGGCAAGACCGTGAAGCTCCAGTGCCTGCTGCGCAGTTCGGTGGGCACGGAGAAAGAGGCGCTGGGCGAGGCCATCGCCGCCGTCTTCGCGCTGGCCGGGGCCAAGACCGAGCTCACGGGCTCCTACGACGGCTGGAACCCCGATATGGAGTCGCCGATCCTGAAGGCCATGACGGCCTCCTACGAGGCGCTTTACGGCAAGAAACCCGCCGTGACGGCCATCCACGCCGGACTGGAGTGCGGCATCATCGGCAGCAAATACCCCAAGATGGACATGATCTCGTTCGGTCCGACGATCTGTTACCCCCACTCGCCCGACGAGAAGGTGGAGATCGCTTCGGTCGGCAAGTTCTACGACTTCCTGGTGGACACGCTGCGCAACATTCCCGAAAAATAA
- a CDS encoding PhoH family protein — protein sequence MTETVGKEILIEGVDPRELYGAQNAYLEQIKSLYPALKIVARGSSLKVLGSEAETQRFAKRMDSLVAYYLKYGHISSQVIDQCFSGGIVPDDAPVDKDVIVYGNNGNIVRARTVNQQRLVKLYDKNDLLFAVGPAGSGKTYTAIALAVRALKERQVRRIILTRPAVEAGEKLGFLPGDMKEKLDPYLQPLYDALNDMIPPAKLQKFLEDSTVQIAPLAYMRGRTLDNAFVILDEAQNTTLSQIKMFLTRMGRNARFIVTGDVTQIDLPRRSDSGLVRTMEILRSVPGIGIVEFDKRDIVRHPLVKYIVDAFDKVTGEGHVIPSERE from the coding sequence ATGACGGAAACTGTCGGAAAGGAAATTCTCATCGAAGGCGTCGATCCCCGCGAGCTGTACGGGGCGCAGAACGCCTACCTCGAACAGATCAAATCGCTCTATCCCGCGTTGAAGATCGTGGCCCGCGGCTCGTCGCTCAAGGTCCTCGGCTCCGAGGCCGAGACGCAGCGTTTCGCCAAACGCATGGATTCGCTGGTGGCCTATTACCTCAAATACGGGCACATCTCGTCGCAGGTCATCGACCAGTGTTTCTCGGGCGGCATCGTGCCGGACGACGCTCCGGTCGATAAGGACGTGATCGTCTACGGCAACAACGGCAACATCGTCCGCGCCCGGACCGTCAATCAACAGCGGCTCGTCAAACTCTACGACAAGAACGACCTGCTGTTCGCCGTGGGGCCCGCCGGTTCGGGCAAGACCTACACGGCCATTGCGCTGGCCGTCCGCGCCCTGAAGGAGCGGCAGGTGCGGCGCATCATCCTCACGCGCCCGGCCGTCGAGGCGGGCGAGAAGCTGGGATTCCTGCCCGGCGACATGAAGGAGAAGCTCGATCCCTACCTGCAACCTTTGTACGACGCGCTGAACGACATGATCCCGCCCGCGAAGCTCCAGAAATTCCTGGAGGACAGCACCGTGCAGATCGCGCCGCTGGCCTACATGCGCGGCCGTACGCTGGACAATGCCTTCGTCATCCTCGACGAGGCGCAGAACACCACGCTGTCGCAGATCAAGATGTTTCTCACGCGCATGGGCCGCAATGCGCGGTTCATCGTCACGGGCGACGTGACGCAGATCGACCTGCCCCGCCGGAGCGACAGCGGACTGGTGCGCACGATGGAGATCCTGCGCAGCGTTCCGGGCATCGGCATCGTGGAGTTCGACAAACGCGACATCGTGCGGCACCCGCTGGTGAAATACATCGTCGATGCGTTCGACAAGGTGACGGGTGAGGGGCATGTCATTCCGAGCGAACGTGAGTGA
- a CDS encoding porin family protein, with product MTRKILLSVLFAAAVLSAAAQRPRTRVEWGVVGGINIPDYTTNMDKTDVKNKLGWQAGIVTAVNLGAFAVEPQILYVRQGLRIRPEGGKEINLKSNSIDVPVLASFRLLNPVRIYAGPVFTVMNDCKQKSGGDLQDFFGRVRPTLSYTVGAGVVLMRHLLIDLRYNGQFRSKHEVVLPDGSQLDKLRTYNVALSFGYLF from the coding sequence ATGACCCGAAAAATTCTGCTGAGCGTTTTGTTTGCGGCCGCCGTGCTGAGCGCCGCCGCACAGCGGCCCCGCACCCGGGTGGAGTGGGGCGTCGTCGGGGGTATCAACATCCCCGATTACACGACCAATATGGACAAGACCGATGTCAAGAACAAACTGGGCTGGCAGGCCGGTATCGTCACGGCCGTCAATCTCGGGGCTTTCGCCGTCGAGCCGCAGATACTCTACGTCCGACAGGGGCTCCGCATCCGTCCCGAGGGCGGCAAGGAGATCAACCTCAAATCCAATTCGATCGACGTGCCGGTGCTGGCGTCGTTCCGCCTGCTGAATCCCGTGCGCATCTATGCCGGTCCGGTCTTCACGGTGATGAACGACTGCAAGCAGAAGTCGGGCGGCGATTTGCAGGACTTCTTCGGGCGCGTCCGTCCGACGCTCTCCTACACGGTCGGGGCCGGGGTGGTGCTGATGCGCCACCTGCTGATCGATTTGCGTTACAACGGCCAGTTCCGCTCGAAGCACGAGGTGGTGCTGCCCGACGGGAGCCAGCTCGATAAACTCCGTACCTATAATGTTGCGCTCAGCTTCGGCTATCTATTCTGA
- a CDS encoding MFS transporter, translating to MSVDKVDRKLLGPVLAGFFIMGFCDMVAPITGRIAAEFPADRQAAVSFLPTMVFLWFLVLSTPVAALMNRWGRKATALIGYGFTIAGLMVPFAAGADCALGWYFAGFGLLGIGNTAIQVAVNPLLATIVPGERMTSYLTVGQIFRNTSLLLLAPIVTGLVALTGSWRLLLPIYAGLTVAGGVWLQLTSVPEPVQTGRSASLADCFRLLKNRAVLLSTLGVACFIAADVGIGFLSVRLIDNPSSILTTTGFYACRIVGTIVGAWVLVRVSDVKYLSWNMAGALALCAALLFVRNEAAIYAAVGLLGFGMACVFATFYAVATKAVPGKANEVAGLMIMAIAAGAVSGPVCGAIIRLSGNPHAGMLFVAACIGYMLWASFKLRIKN from the coding sequence ATGAGCGTAGACAAAGTCGATAGAAAGTTGCTCGGTCCCGTGCTTGCGGGCTTTTTCATCATGGGGTTCTGCGACATGGTGGCGCCGATCACGGGCCGCATCGCCGCCGAGTTCCCGGCCGACCGGCAGGCTGCCGTGAGCTTCCTGCCGACGATGGTTTTCCTTTGGTTCCTGGTGCTCTCGACCCCGGTCGCCGCGCTGATGAACCGCTGGGGGCGCAAGGCCACGGCGCTCATCGGCTACGGCTTCACGATCGCGGGGCTGATGGTGCCCTTCGCCGCGGGCGCCGACTGCGCCCTGGGGTGGTATTTCGCGGGTTTCGGCCTGCTGGGCATCGGCAACACGGCGATTCAGGTGGCCGTCAACCCGTTGTTGGCGACCATCGTTCCCGGCGAGCGGATGACCAGTTACCTGACCGTCGGGCAGATATTCCGCAACACCTCGCTCCTGCTGCTGGCCCCGATCGTCACCGGGCTGGTCGCCCTGACGGGTTCGTGGCGGCTTCTGCTGCCGATCTACGCCGGACTGACTGTCGCGGGCGGCGTCTGGCTGCAACTGACCTCGGTGCCGGAACCCGTGCAGACGGGACGCTCGGCGTCGCTGGCCGACTGCTTCCGGCTGTTGAAAAACCGCGCCGTGCTGCTCTCGACGCTCGGCGTGGCCTGCTTCATCGCCGCCGACGTGGGCATCGGGTTCCTCTCGGTGCGGCTGATCGACAACCCCTCGTCGATCCTCACCACCACGGGATTCTACGCCTGCCGCATCGTCGGTACGATCGTCGGCGCCTGGGTGCTGGTGCGTGTCTCCGACGTGAAATACCTCTCCTGGAACATGGCCGGGGCGCTGGCGCTGTGCGCGGCGCTGCTGTTCGTGCGCAACGAGGCGGCAATCTATGCCGCCGTCGGTCTGCTGGGCTTCGGCATGGCGTGCGTCTTCGCCACGTTCTACGCCGTGGCCACCAAGGCCGTGCCCGGAAAGGCCAACGAGGTGGCCGGGCTGATGATTATGGCCATCGCTGCCGGAGCCGTCTCGGGACCCGTCTGCGGCGCGATCATCCGCCTCTCGGGCAATCCGCATGCGGGGATGCTGTTCGTCGCAGCCTGCATCGGCTACATGCTCTGGGCCTCCTTCAAATTGAGAATTAAAAATTGA
- a CDS encoding cation:proton antiporter, with amino-acid sequence MLLLAHINLTLPLEDPILKFMLILVIILTAPLLLNKLKIPYLLGLIIAGAVIGPHGLNLVLRDSSIILSGTAGLLYIMFLSGLDMDMSDFKKNSWRSLVFGLYTFCVPLALGILAGHYVLGFPIYSSILLAGLFASQTLIAYPIVSKLGIARDKAVTIAVGGTVITDTLALLLLTVIVGMATGNVDEMFWWRLGGSVLLCIAIIVFLFPLLAHWFFKQCSDNVSQYIFVLVMVFLGAYLAQLAGLEPIIGAFLSGLALNRLIPRTSPLMNRIEFVGNAIFIPFFLIGVGMLIDYRAFFRDWESLEVAAVMIVLITTAKFIAAWLTQKTFRLSRDQRTVIFGLSSAHVAATLAAVMVGYNVILGHTPDGEPIRLLSESVLNGTILMILATCTVSTFATQRGAHNIAIRNTHDPEEKSPKREDHILIPVADEGTANELVGLSAMLKRAKEPNGLYALHAVDNQIEDPNVEKRAQKILDAAATAAASGDIYLQELLRYDVNISNAIVSVVRERNITDIVMGMHHGAPAVPGIPAIPGIHGGTGPGIGKMAADVLARSNVTTFIYHPAQPLTTIKRHLIVVPEKAEQEAGFQMWLRRIRYLAENSGVKIVVFAPATTMEYLRPKGRKRTANLDFVPFELWDDLPSLEHDLRDDDCLWFVMSRRERVSYHPAMSRIPAMLEHVFAAYSSVLLYPVQAGDTESRYI; translated from the coding sequence ATGCTGTTGCTCGCACATATAAACCTGACGCTGCCGCTCGAAGACCCGATCCTGAAATTCATGCTGATCCTGGTCATCATCCTCACGGCTCCGCTGCTGCTGAACAAACTCAAAATCCCCTATTTGCTGGGGCTCATCATCGCGGGCGCGGTGATCGGCCCCCACGGCCTGAACCTCGTGCTGCGCGACAGCAGCATCATTCTCTCGGGAACGGCCGGCCTGCTCTACATCATGTTCCTCTCGGGATTGGACATGGACATGTCCGATTTCAAGAAAAACAGCTGGCGAAGCCTCGTCTTCGGCCTCTACACCTTCTGCGTGCCGCTCGCCCTGGGCATCCTGGCCGGGCATTACGTCCTGGGATTCCCGATCTACTCCTCGATCCTGCTCGCCGGGCTCTTCGCCTCGCAGACGCTCATCGCCTACCCCATCGTCAGCAAACTCGGCATCGCCCGCGACAAGGCCGTCACCATAGCCGTCGGCGGCACGGTCATCACCGACACGCTGGCCCTGCTGCTGCTCACCGTGATCGTCGGCATGGCCACGGGCAACGTGGACGAGATGTTCTGGTGGCGGCTCGGCGGCTCGGTGCTCCTCTGCATCGCCATCATCGTCTTTCTCTTCCCGCTGCTGGCCCACTGGTTCTTCAAACAGTGCAGCGACAACGTTTCGCAGTATATCTTCGTGCTGGTGATGGTCTTTCTGGGCGCCTACCTCGCCCAGCTGGCGGGATTGGAGCCGATCATCGGCGCATTCCTCTCGGGACTGGCCCTCAACCGTCTGATCCCCCGCACCTCGCCGCTGATGAACCGCATCGAATTCGTCGGCAACGCCATCTTCATCCCCTTCTTCCTGATCGGAGTGGGCATGCTCATCGACTACCGCGCCTTCTTCCGCGACTGGGAGAGCCTCGAGGTGGCGGCCGTCATGATCGTGCTCATCACCACGGCGAAATTCATCGCGGCGTGGCTCACCCAGAAGACCTTCCGCCTCTCGCGCGACCAGCGGACGGTGATTTTCGGCCTGAGTTCGGCCCACGTGGCGGCGACGCTGGCCGCCGTGATGGTGGGCTACAACGTCATCCTGGGCCACACGCCCGACGGCGAACCGATCCGTCTGCTCAGCGAGAGCGTGCTCAACGGCACGATCCTGATGATTCTGGCCACGTGCACCGTCTCGACTTTCGCCACGCAGCGCGGCGCCCACAACATCGCCATCCGCAACACGCACGATCCCGAGGAGAAGAGCCCCAAACGGGAGGACCACATCCTGATCCCGGTGGCCGACGAAGGCACGGCCAACGAACTGGTCGGGCTGAGCGCCATGCTCAAACGGGCCAAGGAGCCCAACGGACTCTACGCCCTGCACGCGGTGGACAACCAGATCGAGGACCCCAACGTCGAAAAACGGGCCCAGAAGATCCTCGATGCGGCGGCCACGGCGGCTGCGTCGGGTGACATCTATTTGCAGGAGCTGCTGCGCTACGACGTGAACATCTCCAACGCCATCGTCAGCGTGGTCCGCGAACGCAACATCACCGACATCGTGATGGGCATGCACCACGGAGCGCCCGCCGTCCCGGGCATACCCGCGATTCCGGGCATCCACGGCGGCACGGGCCCGGGCATCGGCAAGATGGCCGCCGACGTGCTGGCGCGGAGCAACGTCACGACCTTCATCTACCACCCCGCACAACCCCTGACGACCATCAAACGCCACCTGATCGTGGTGCCCGAGAAGGCCGAGCAGGAGGCGGGATTCCAGATGTGGCTGCGCCGCATCCGTTATCTGGCCGAGAATTCGGGCGTCAAGATCGTGGTCTTCGCCCCGGCGACGACGATGGAGTACCTGCGTCCGAAAGGCCGCAAACGCACGGCGAACCTCGATTTCGTGCCGTTCGAACTGTGGGACGACCTGCCGTCGCTCGAACACGACCTGCGCGACGACGACTGTCTGTGGTTCGTGATGAGCCGCCGCGAAAGGGTCTCCTACCACCCCGCCATGAGCCGCATCCCGGCCATGCTCGAACACGTTTTCGCCGCATACAGCTCCGTGCTGCTCTATCCCGTGCAGGCGGGCGACACCGAAAGCCGGTATATCTGA
- the der gene encoding ribosome biogenesis GTPase Der, producing the protein MSLVAIVGRPNVGKSTLFNRLVGERKAIVDATAGTTRDRHYGKTDWNGKEFSVIDTGGYTVNSEDIFEDEIRRQVLLAIDEADVILFLVEVRTGITDLDMMMADILRRTSKKVILVCNKVDNNDQIYSSHEFYALGLGDPYCISSMSGTGTGDLMDAILAALPAEAAAEEDDDLPHITIVGRPNVGKSSLTNALLGEERNIVTSIAGTTRDSIHTRYNKFGMDFYLVDTAGMRKKGKTMEDLEFYSVMRSIRAIENSDVCILMIDAQQGLESQDLNIHNLIVRNRKGCVIVVNKWDLVEKDSNTMKEWTEFLKKKFAPFNDIPIIFTSVLNKQRIFDVLQTAIRVHQSRKRRIPTSELNDFLLPLIENYPPPATKGKYIKIKYVTQLPTPTPQFAFFVNLPQYIKEPYRRFLENNMREKWDFSGVPMQIYFRQK; encoded by the coding sequence ATGAGCCTTGTAGCAATCGTTGGCCGTCCGAACGTCGGCAAAAGCACCCTCTTCAACCGCCTCGTGGGCGAGCGGAAGGCGATCGTCGATGCGACGGCCGGAACCACCCGCGACCGCCACTACGGCAAAACGGACTGGAACGGCAAAGAGTTCTCCGTGATCGACACCGGCGGGTACACCGTCAATTCGGAGGACATCTTCGAAGACGAAATCCGCCGTCAGGTGCTGCTGGCCATCGACGAGGCCGACGTGATCCTCTTCCTCGTGGAGGTCCGGACAGGCATCACCGACCTCGACATGATGATGGCAGACATCCTGCGCCGCACCTCGAAAAAGGTGATCCTCGTCTGCAACAAAGTCGATAACAACGACCAGATCTATTCGTCGCACGAGTTTTACGCACTCGGGCTGGGCGATCCCTACTGCATCTCGTCGATGTCGGGAACCGGCACGGGCGACCTGATGGACGCCATCCTGGCCGCCCTGCCCGCCGAAGCCGCCGCCGAGGAGGACGACGATCTGCCCCACATCACCATCGTAGGGCGTCCCAACGTCGGGAAATCGTCGCTCACCAACGCCCTGCTGGGCGAGGAGCGCAACATCGTGACCTCGATCGCCGGAACCACCCGCGACTCGATCCACACGCGCTACAACAAATTCGGGATGGATTTCTACCTCGTCGATACGGCCGGCATGCGCAAGAAGGGCAAGACGATGGAGGACCTCGAATTCTACTCGGTGATGCGCTCGATCCGGGCCATCGAGAATTCGGATGTCTGCATCCTGATGATCGACGCCCAACAGGGGCTCGAATCGCAGGACCTGAACATCCACAACCTGATCGTCCGCAACCGCAAGGGATGCGTCATCGTGGTCAACAAATGGGACCTGGTTGAGAAGGACAGCAACACGATGAAGGAGTGGACGGAGTTTCTGAAAAAGAAGTTCGCGCCGTTCAACGACATTCCGATCATCTTCACCTCGGTGCTGAACAAACAGCGCATCTTCGATGTGCTGCAAACCGCGATCCGCGTCCACCAATCGCGCAAACGGCGCATCCCGACCTCGGAGCTCAACGATTTCCTGCTGCCGCTGATCGAGAACTACCCGCCCCCCGCGACCAAGGGCAAATACATCAAGATCAAATACGTCACCCAGCTGCCGACGCCGACGCCCCAGTTCGCGTTCTTCGTCAACCTGCCGCAGTACATCAAGGAGCCCTACCGCCGCTTCCTCGAGAACAACATGCGGGAAAAATGGGATTTTTCGGGAGTGCCGATGCAGATCTACTTCCGACAGAAATAA
- a CDS encoding catalase has product MDKKKLTAENGRPIADNQNIQTAGVRGPVTLQDPWFLEKLAHFDREVIPERRMHAKGSGAFGTFTVTQDITRYTRASVFAQVGKKTECFVRFSTVAGERGAADAERDIRGFAMKFYTDAGNWDLVGNNTPVFFLRDPLKFPDLNHAVKRDPRTNLRSANNNWDFWTLLPEALHQVTITMSPRGIPASYRHMHGFGSHTYSFYDKDNRRTWVKFHLRTQQGIKNLTDAEAEALVGKDRESHQRDLYDAIERGDFPRWTMYVQLMTEEEARNYKLNPFDLTKVWYHKDFPLHEVGVLELNRNPENYYADVEQSAFNPMNIVEGIGFSPDKMLQGRLFSYGDAQRYRLGVNLMEIPVNKPRCPYHAFHRDGRMRTDGNYGSAKSYEPNSYGEWQDNPALKEPPLAVNGDVFNYDERELDDDYFTQPGLLWRIMSPEDQQATCENTARAMSDAELFIKQRHVRHCYYADPAYGKGVAEALGISLEEALKAEDPAHPAWDPRRRKTPVLEGEGQY; this is encoded by the coding sequence ATGGACAAAAAGAAACTGACAGCCGAGAACGGCCGGCCGATCGCCGACAATCAGAACATTCAGACCGCAGGCGTCCGGGGACCCGTGACGCTGCAAGATCCGTGGTTCCTCGAAAAACTCGCTCATTTCGACCGCGAGGTCATTCCCGAACGGCGCATGCACGCCAAGGGTTCCGGTGCATTCGGCACCTTTACGGTCACGCAGGACATCACCCGATACACGCGCGCCTCGGTCTTCGCCCAGGTCGGCAAAAAGACCGAATGCTTCGTGCGCTTCTCGACCGTGGCCGGCGAACGCGGCGCAGCCGATGCGGAGCGCGACATCCGAGGCTTCGCCATGAAATTCTACACCGATGCGGGCAACTGGGACCTCGTGGGCAACAACACCCCGGTATTCTTCCTGCGCGACCCGCTGAAATTCCCCGACCTGAACCACGCCGTGAAACGCGACCCGCGCACCAACCTGCGCTCGGCCAACAACAACTGGGATTTCTGGACCCTGCTGCCCGAAGCGCTGCATCAGGTGACGATCACCATGTCGCCGCGGGGCATTCCGGCCTCGTACCGCCACATGCACGGATTCGGAAGCCACACATACAGTTTCTACGACAAGGACAACCGGCGCACTTGGGTGAAGTTCCACCTCAGGACCCAGCAGGGCATCAAAAACCTGACCGACGCCGAGGCCGAAGCCCTCGTAGGCAAAGACCGCGAATCGCACCAGCGCGACTTGTACGACGCCATCGAACGCGGCGATTTCCCGCGCTGGACGATGTACGTGCAGCTGATGACCGAAGAGGAGGCCCGCAACTACAAACTCAATCCGTTCGACCTGACAAAAGTATGGTATCACAAGGATTTCCCGCTGCACGAAGTCGGTGTCCTGGAGTTGAACCGCAATCCGGAGAACTACTATGCGGATGTCGAGCAGTCGGCGTTCAACCCCATGAACATCGTCGAGGGCATCGGTTTCTCGCCCGACAAGATGTTGCAGGGCCGTCTGTTCTCCTACGGCGACGCGCAGCGTTACCGACTGGGCGTGAACCTCATGGAGATTCCCGTGAACAAGCCCCGCTGTCCGTACCACGCGTTCCACCGCGACGGGCGGATGCGCACCGACGGCAACTACGGTTCGGCCAAAAGCTACGAACCCAACAGCTACGGCGAATGGCAGGACAATCCCGCCCTCAAAGAGCCGCCCCTGGCCGTGAACGGCGACGTATTCAACTACGACGAACGCGAGCTGGACGACGATTATTTCACCCAGCCCGGACTGCTGTGGCGCATAATGTCGCCCGAGGACCAGCAGGCGACCTGCGAGAACACGGCGCGCGCCATGAGCGATGCCGAACTGTTTATCAAACAGCGCCATGTGCGTCACTGCTACTACGCCGACCCGGCCTACGGCAAGGGCGTGGCCGAAGCGCTCGGGATCTCGCTCGAAGAGGCGCTCAAAGCCGAAGACCCCGCACATCCCGCGTGGGACCCCCGCCGGCGTAAGACGCCGGTATTAGAGGGCGAAGGACAGTATTAA